In Paenibacillus sp. FSL M7-0420, a single genomic region encodes these proteins:
- a CDS encoding BlaI/MecI/CopY family transcriptional regulator: MEIKLYDSELKVMEILWREGKLPAGDLAAILNQETGWNRNTTYTVIKKLIAKDAIERTDPGFVCTALIAKEQVQTYETKELINKMYGGSAEMFLSAFLNEKNLSKADIDKLRQIVESLR; this comes from the coding sequence ATGGAGATTAAGCTGTATGATTCCGAGCTGAAGGTCATGGAGATTCTATGGAGGGAAGGCAAGCTGCCCGCAGGGGATCTGGCCGCCATTCTGAACCAGGAGACAGGCTGGAACAGGAATACGACCTATACGGTAATTAAGAAGCTGATTGCCAAGGACGCCATCGAGCGGACAGATCCCGGGTTTGTCTGCACAGCCCTGATTGCCAAGGAGCAAGTGCAGACGTATGAGACCAAGGAGCTGATCAACAAAATGTACGGCGGTTCAGCGGAGATGTTCTTGTCGGCATTTCTCAATGAAAAGAACCTCAGCAAAGCGGATATCGACAAGCTGAGGCAAATCGTGGAAAGCTTGCGCTGA